The Treponema medium genome has a window encoding:
- a CDS encoding TfoX/Sxy family protein, which yields MASSKTYLDFILEQLSELQGIRYRAMMGEFIIYYRDKIVGGIYDDRLLVKAVPAAIAYMPNASYELPYQGAKEMLLVDEVDDKAFITGLFNAMYDELPAPKMKKKR from the coding sequence ATGGCATCGAGTAAAACATATTTAGACTTCATTTTGGAGCAGTTATCGGAATTGCAAGGCATACGCTATCGCGCAATGATGGGAGAATTTATCATTTACTATCGAGATAAAATTGTGGGCGGTATCTACGATGACCGCTTACTGGTAAAAGCGGTTCCGGCGGCAATTGCGTATATGCCGAATGCTTCCTACGAATTGCCGTATCAAGGCGCAAAAGAAATGCTTTTAGTAGACGAAGTTGATGACAAAGCATTTATAACGGGCTTGTTTAATGCAATGTATGATGAATTACCGGCGCCGAAAATGAAGAAGAAAAGATAA
- a CDS encoding type II toxin-antitoxin system RelB/DinJ family antitoxin: protein MTTISAKITQSDKISFERICDSMGINISSAINSFVKATIRENGLPFALKASEDPYIYSEENMKYLRKSIHQIETGKYQIHELKETD, encoded by the coding sequence ATGACTACAATATCAGCAAAAATTACACAGAGCGATAAAATAAGTTTTGAACGAATCTGTGATTCTATGGGAATCAATATTTCTTCGGCTATCAATTCTTTTGTAAAGGCCACGATTCGGGAAAATGGCCTGCCCTTTGCACTGAAAGCATCCGAGGATCCGTATATTTATTCGGAAGAAAATATGAAATATTTGCGTAAAAGTATACATCAGATTGAAACCGGAAAATATCAAATTCATGAACTGAAGGAAACTGATTGA
- a CDS encoding ATP-binding cassette domain-containing protein, which yields MITLQDISFSYPDSAEILFDGFSAALGGASHWTCITGANGCGKTTLLKLIAGMLPPLSGIIKCESAVYCAQNSTELPDTAYTLFWDADNEVRRFFSLLNITAKQLERWETLSGGEKKRLQIACALAERPSVLLLDEPTNHLDAVSKELIINALKLFTGTGLIVSHDRAFADSLCTATFYLYRESAAFADGADSIRGKLYAANVSTALELWDTERASCLSEWHKADAGVSKAKALSDMWQREAEHSKNRLRNVYGGKDHDAAQKIRLAIVTGKDRTPGIVKKCFDSRREQAEKRRDAQAKPLNRKEGFSPAQADTSVFTPKVLIHLPPQIITAGEDGSYTLQIPELTVQKQSRIALTGANGTGKTLLAHTILNRIREADLQKKSDGESLSFYLPQEIPKAEEQAVLAHFFSLDKELRSEILSTVYRMGSNPKALLTFTDSKRISPGELRKLMIALAMSNPLKVLILDEPTNHLDILSARLLETALAKISCALIIISHDSVFLQNCNCTELWQIIKTGSCGMLERIDNPYPCSCNAGSCLVNP from the coding sequence ATGATAACACTACAAGATATTTCTTTTTCATATCCGGATTCTGCGGAGATATTATTCGACGGATTCTCCGCAGCGCTTGGAGGAGCATCCCATTGGACATGTATTACCGGTGCAAACGGCTGCGGAAAAACGACATTACTCAAATTAATCGCAGGGATGCTACCGCCGCTTTCAGGGATAATTAAATGCGAATCGGCAGTATACTGTGCGCAAAACAGTACGGAACTGCCCGATACTGCGTATACATTGTTCTGGGATGCGGATAACGAAGTGCGTCGCTTTTTCTCGCTGCTTAATATTACGGCAAAACAGCTTGAACGCTGGGAAACACTTTCGGGCGGAGAAAAGAAGCGGCTGCAAATTGCCTGTGCTTTAGCGGAGCGTCCTTCGGTTCTGCTGCTTGACGAACCGACCAATCACTTGGATGCCGTTTCAAAAGAGCTCATTATAAATGCCTTAAAACTGTTTACCGGCACAGGGCTCATTGTCAGTCATGACCGCGCCTTTGCCGATTCATTGTGTACCGCTACCTTCTACTTATATCGGGAATCGGCAGCATTCGCAGACGGAGCCGATTCAATCAGAGGTAAGCTCTATGCTGCGAATGTAAGTACAGCGCTTGAACTTTGGGACACAGAGCGAGCTTCCTGCCTTTCGGAATGGCATAAAGCGGATGCAGGGGTTTCAAAAGCAAAAGCACTTTCAGATATGTGGCAGCGCGAGGCAGAACATTCTAAGAACCGCCTGAGGAATGTGTACGGCGGCAAAGACCACGATGCAGCACAAAAAATTCGCCTTGCCATTGTTACCGGTAAAGACCGTACGCCGGGCATCGTAAAAAAATGTTTTGACAGCCGCCGTGAACAAGCTGAAAAACGCCGCGATGCTCAAGCAAAACCGCTGAACCGTAAGGAAGGGTTTTCTCCGGCGCAAGCAGACACGTCAGTGTTCACTCCGAAGGTACTCATACACCTGCCGCCGCAAATCATCACTGCAGGAGAAGATGGCAGTTATACCTTGCAGATTCCCGAATTGACGGTGCAAAAGCAGTCCCGCATTGCACTGACGGGAGCCAACGGAACAGGAAAGACATTGCTTGCACATACAATATTAAACCGGATACGGGAAGCTGATCTGCAAAAGAAAAGCGATGGAGAAAGTCTTTCATTTTATCTGCCGCAGGAAATTCCGAAAGCAGAAGAACAAGCAGTATTAGCACACTTCTTCTCGCTTGATAAAGAACTGCGAAGTGAAATTCTTTCTACGGTGTACCGCATGGGATCGAATCCCAAAGCGCTGCTTACCTTTACTGACAGCAAGCGGATCAGTCCCGGCGAACTCCGCAAGCTCATGATTGCACTTGCAATGTCAAACCCACTCAAAGTTCTTATTTTGGACGAACCGACCAATCACTTGGATATTCTTTCCGCCAGACTTCTCGAAACTGCCCTTGCAAAAATATCATGCGCACTCATTATCATCAGCCATGACAGTGTTTTCCTGCAAAATTGCAACTGCACGGAATTGTGGCAGATTATCAAAACCGGCAGTTGCGGAATGTTGGAACGGATAGATAATCCCTATCCTTGCAGCTGTAACGCAGGCTCTTGCTTGGTAAATCCGTGA